Proteins from one Deinococcus actinosclerus genomic window:
- a CDS encoding branched-chain amino acid aminotransferase: MSTQTARPPVDLDWNTLGFSYVRTDERYLSHWRDGAWDAGTLTLDNVLHISEGSTALHYGQQCFEGLKAYRAADGSINLFRPDQNAARMQASCRRLLMPEVSTEQFIEACRQVVQANERWMPPYGSGGALYLRPYVIGVGDNIGVRSAPEFLFGVFCIPVGAYFKGGLTPHNFMTSEYDRAAPHGTGAAKVGGNYAASLMPGAQAKDRHFADAIYLDPATHTKIEEVGAANFFAITKDGQTFITPKSPSILPSITKYSLLWLAEHRLGLNVVEGDVYIDRLDEYAEAGACGTAAVITPIGGIQHGDTFHVFHSETKVGPVTRRLYDELVGIQSGDREAPEGWIVKV, encoded by the coding sequence ATGAGCACCCAGACTGCCCGCCCGCCCGTGGATCTCGACTGGAACACGCTGGGATTCAGTTACGTCCGCACCGACGAGCGCTACCTGTCGCACTGGCGGGACGGCGCGTGGGACGCCGGGACGCTGACGCTGGACAACGTGCTGCATATCAGTGAGGGCTCAACGGCGCTGCACTACGGTCAGCAGTGCTTCGAGGGCCTCAAGGCGTACCGCGCGGCGGACGGCAGCATCAACCTCTTCCGCCCGGATCAGAACGCGGCGCGCATGCAGGCCAGCTGCCGCCGCCTGCTCATGCCGGAGGTCAGCACCGAGCAGTTCATCGAGGCGTGCCGTCAGGTCGTGCAGGCCAACGAGCGCTGGATGCCCCCCTACGGCAGCGGCGGCGCGCTGTACCTGCGTCCGTACGTGATCGGCGTCGGCGACAACATCGGCGTGCGCAGCGCCCCGGAGTTCCTGTTCGGCGTGTTCTGCATTCCCGTGGGCGCGTACTTCAAGGGTGGCCTGACCCCGCACAACTTCATGACCAGCGAGTACGACCGCGCCGCGCCGCATGGTACGGGCGCCGCGAAGGTCGGCGGGAACTACGCCGCGAGCCTGATGCCCGGCGCGCAGGCCAAGGACCGCCACTTCGCGGACGCGATTTACCTTGACCCGGCGACCCACACGAAGATCGAGGAGGTCGGCGCGGCGAACTTCTTCGCCATCACGAAGGACGGCCAGACGTTCATCACGCCGAAGTCGCCCAGCATCCTGCCCAGCATCACGAAGTACAGCCTGCTGTGGCTGGCCGAGCACCGCCTGGGCCTGAACGTCGTCGAGGGGGACGTGTACATCGACCGCCTGGACGAGTACGCCGAGGCGGGCGCGTGCGGGACGGCGGCCGTCATCACGCCCATCGGCGGCATCCAGCACGGCGACACCTTCCACGTGTTCCACAGTGAGACCAAGGTCGGGCCAGTCACCCGCCGCCTGTACGACGAACTGGTCGGCATCCAGTCCGGCGACCGCGAGGCGCCCGAGGGCTGGATCGTCAAGGTGTAA
- a CDS encoding VOC family protein, translating to MAVAGSGARLDHLVVAARSLAEGRDWLEGRLRVPLQPGGEHELFGTHNLLLSLGPDAYLEVIAVNPAAPPPARARWFALDTPGMQERLSHGPALVHWVAQVPEVPGGPDALPLSRGENRWVLTVPPDGGLPGGGATPSLIHWLTPPPPTRLPDVGVRLSGLRLGSPEPDGLRAALDALRFQGEVEVVEAPQVELRATLDTPHGPVEL from the coding sequence ATGGCCGTGGCGGGCAGCGGGGCGCGTCTGGATCATCTGGTGGTGGCGGCCCGTTCGCTGGCGGAGGGGCGGGACTGGCTGGAGGGTCGCCTGCGCGTGCCGCTCCAGCCGGGCGGGGAGCACGAGCTGTTCGGCACGCACAACCTGCTGCTGTCGCTGGGTCCGGACGCGTACCTGGAGGTGATCGCCGTGAATCCGGCCGCGCCGCCGCCCGCGCGGGCCCGCTGGTTCGCGCTGGACACGCCGGGGATGCAGGAGCGGCTGTCGCACGGTCCGGCGCTGGTGCACTGGGTGGCGCAGGTGCCGGAGGTGCCGGGCGGGCCGGACGCGCTGCCGCTGTCGCGCGGGGAGAACCGCTGGGTGCTGACCGTGCCGCCGGACGGGGGCCTGCCGGGGGGTGGGGCCACGCCGTCCCTGATTCACTGGTTGACGCCGCCGCCGCCCACGCGGCTGCCGGACGTGGGGGTGCGCCTGTCGGGCCTGCGGCTGGGTTCGCCCGAACCGGACGGGCTGCGCGCGGCGCTGGACGCCCTGCGTTTCCAGGGTGAGGTGGAGGTCGTGGAGGCCCCGCAGGTCGAGCTGCGCGCCACGCTGGACACGCCGCACGGGCCGGTGGAGCTGTAG
- a CDS encoding NAD(P)/FAD-dependent oxidoreductase, which yields MYDVVVVGAGLAGLTAARVLSRAGERVRVLEAAPEFGGRVRSRVVGGFVLDAGYQVLFPAYPAVRRHVNLGALDLVAIPPGAVVVRGEKRETLGSPFGDLAALPGTLAARSLGVADKARVAALALRLRAPAAFELLRGADESTEGYLRRQGFSEGALDAFFRPFFGGIFLDRSLGTSARLFRYYFRMLMDGGAALPRAGMGALTAQLAQGLEVSVNVPVQRLSTHAGHVTVHSAAGELEARQVIVATDPGTAARLTGADAARGSVSSTYLYYASPEQIDREVRLLLNAEDGFINNAHWLSNAVPGRAPAGGHLLTVTVLGEPDLDDDALDARVRGELGRWYPPAQVQALRTLLVERIRHAQYPQPPEYAAVLPGHATPLPGVIIASEATAMSGIQGAMESGEKAAAIVLNDPVGMSRPRGA from the coding sequence ATGTATGACGTGGTGGTGGTCGGTGCTGGGTTGGCTGGCCTGACGGCGGCGCGGGTGCTGTCGCGGGCGGGGGAGCGGGTGCGGGTGCTGGAGGCCGCGCCGGAGTTCGGGGGGCGCGTGCGGTCGCGGGTGGTGGGTGGGTTCGTGCTGGACGCGGGGTATCAGGTGCTGTTCCCGGCGTACCCGGCGGTGCGGCGGCACGTGAACCTGGGGGCGCTGGATCTGGTGGCGATTCCGCCGGGCGCGGTGGTGGTGCGGGGAGAGAAACGGGAGACGCTGGGCAGTCCGTTCGGGGATCTCGCGGCGCTGCCGGGGACGCTGGCGGCGCGGTCGCTGGGCGTGGCGGACAAGGCGCGGGTGGCGGCGCTGGCACTGCGGTTGCGGGCACCCGCGGCGTTCGAGTTGCTGCGTGGTGCGGACGAGTCCACGGAGGGCTACCTGCGGCGGCAGGGGTTCAGTGAGGGGGCGCTGGACGCGTTCTTCCGGCCGTTCTTCGGGGGGATCTTCCTGGACCGCAGCCTGGGCACGAGTGCGCGGCTGTTCCGGTACTACTTCCGGATGCTGATGGACGGCGGCGCGGCGCTGCCCCGCGCGGGCATGGGAGCCCTGACGGCGCAGCTCGCGCAGGGGCTGGAGGTCAGCGTGAACGTGCCGGTGCAGCGCCTGAGCACGCACGCGGGGCACGTGACGGTGCATTCGGCGGCAGGGGAGCTGGAGGCGCGGCAGGTGATCGTGGCGACCGATCCGGGCACCGCGGCCCGCCTGACCGGTGCGGACGCGGCGCGTGGCAGCGTGAGCAGCACGTACCTGTACTACGCGAGCCCAGAGCAGATCGACCGGGAGGTGCGGCTGCTCCTGAACGCCGAGGACGGGTTCATCAACAATGCCCACTGGCTCAGCAACGCCGTCCCGGGCCGCGCTCCGGCGGGCGGCCACCTGCTCACCGTGACGGTCCTGGGTGAACCGGACCTGGATGACGACGCGCTGGACGCCCGCGTGCGCGGCGAACTGGGCCGCTGGTACCCACCCGCGCAGGTGCAGGCGCTGCGCACCCTGCTCGTGGAACGCATCCGTCACGCGCAGTACCCGCAGCCACCCGAGTACGCCGCTGTCCTGCCCGGCCACGCGACGCCTCTACCGGGCGTGATCATCGCCAGCGAGGCCACCGCCATGAGCGGCATCCAGGGCGCGATGGAAAGCGGCGAGAAGGCCGCCGCGATCGTCCTGAACGACCCGGTCGGCATGAGCCGCCCACGGGGAGCGTGA